A region from the Aquimarina sp. ERC-38 genome encodes:
- a CDS encoding type II toxin-antitoxin system VapC family toxin, translating into MSGNKLLLDTNIILYLLRGDTTLVNILEGKQVYISFVTELELYSFKELNAADRSKIDAILEACSIIDINAGVKAKTIEVRRLYKIKLPDSIIAGTALYFKMPLITADKDFEKIEELNLLNYEI; encoded by the coding sequence ATGAGTGGGAATAAACTATTATTAGACACCAACATCATTTTATATTTATTACGTGGAGATACTACTTTAGTCAATATTTTAGAAGGAAAACAAGTTTATATTTCCTTTGTTACTGAGTTAGAGTTATATAGTTTTAAAGAATTAAACGCTGCTGACAGATCAAAGATAGATGCAATACTCGAAGCTTGTTCCATTATAGATATCAATGCGGGAGTTAAAGCAAAGACTATAGAAGTTCGAAGATTGTATAAAATAAAATTGCCTGATAGTATTATAGCAGGTACAGCTTTATATTTTAAAATGCCGTTAATAACCGCAGATAAGGATTTTGAGAAAATAGAAGAGTTAAATCTATTAAATTACGAAATTTAG